Proteins from a genomic interval of Ficedula albicollis isolate OC2 chromosome 9, FicAlb1.5, whole genome shotgun sequence:
- the SGPP2 gene encoding sphingosine-1-phosphate phosphatase 2, with translation MIIVWSIVMYIGQVSKDILKWPRPLSPPVVKLEMRTNAEYGMPSTHAMAATAISFSFFIATMNQYKYPLELGLVAAFVFSTLVCLSRLYTGMHTVLDVIGGALISAVLLVLLYPAWDTIDHLLLTSPFCPLLSIVVPLVLCYNYPKLDYYSPTRGDTTTILGAAAGATVGFWLNNQYAASAYASKSDQAGFPLLSSTMLFVLARFLVGIWVVLLTRWLMKSLVLGMLSYGYKFPLGDLAARRRREVEVPYKFVTYSCVGFTATVVVPLLHELLGLL, from the exons ATAGTGATGTACATAGGCCAGGTCTCCAAGGACATCCTCAAGTGGCCTCGGCCCCTGTCACCACCTGTCGTGAAGCTGGAGATGAGGACGAATGCCGAGTATGGGATGCCTTCCACCCACGCCATGGCAGCTACAGccatctccttctcctttttcattgCAACCATGAACCAGTACAAG TATCCGTTGGAGCTCGGCCTGGTGGCAGCGTTCGTGTTCTCCACGTTGGTGTGTCTGAGCAGGCTCTACACAGGGATGCACACAGTCCTG GATGTGATCGGAGGAGCACTGATTTCGGCTGTGCTGCTCGTGCTCCTGTATCCCGCGTGGGACACAATCGATCACTTGCTGTTAACCAGCCCCTTCTGCCCACTGCTCTCCATAGTTGTGCCTCTTGTCTTATGTTACAACTACCCCAAACTAGACTATTACAGCCCCACCAGGGGAGACACCACTACGATCCtaggagcagcagctggagcaacTGTGGGATTTTGGTTGAACAACCAGTACGCTGCCTCAGCCTACGCCAGCAAAAGCGATCAGGCTGGCtttcctctgctcagcagcaccatGCTGTTTGTGCTGGCCAGGTTCCTGGTGGGGATCTGGGTTGTGCTGCTGACACGCTGGCTCATGAAGAGCCTGGTCCTTGGCATGCTGAGCTATGGGTACAAGTTCCCCCTGGGGGACCTGGCAGCCCGCAGGCGCCGGGAGGTCGAGGTGCCCTACAAGTTTGTGACCTACTCCTGCGTCGGCTTCACGGCCACCGTGGTTGTGCCGCTGCTGCACGAGCTGCTGGGACTGCTGTGA